In Alteromonas macleodii, the sequence AAACGATATGCGCACGCCATCTTTTAGCGCCGGTAAGGCGTTTTCTAGCGCACGCCATGCAGCTTCGCGTCCAGCGCGGTCGCCGTCATAACAGCATACAATATGAGACGTAGCACGAACCAGCATTTGAATATGTTCAGGCGTGGTAGCTGTACCTAAGGCTGCGGTAGCAATATTAATGTCGAACTGACTCAATGCCACAACATCCATATAGCCTTCAACAACAACAACCGTATCTAGCGTTCTATTATTCTGGCGCGCTGAGTAAAACCCGAAAAGCTCGCTGCCTTTATGAAAAATACGGGTTTCTGGTGAGTTTAAGTATTTAGGACCGCCATCATCTAAAACACGACCACCAAAGCCGACAACGCGACCTCGTTTATCCCTGATAGGAAACATTATGCGGTCGCGGAAGAAGTCGTAGGTACGTCCTTGGTCGTTTTTATTAACAAGCTTTAAATCGACCAGCTGCTTGATGCGCTGTGGGTCTTTACCAAAGGTATTTAGCAGCGCATCCCAGCTGTCAGGGGCGTAGCCAATTTCCCATTGCTTGACGATATCACCACTTAGCCCACGATTTTTTAAATAGTCGATGGCTTTTTTACTATTTCCGTTTTGGCGCAACTGGTGCTGGAAAAAGCGTGTGACTTGTTCCATCACTGCATAGTCGTCTTGCTGTTGCTGCTTTTTCTCTTCGCTCATGGCAGGCCGACTGCCTTTTTCTCGAGGTACTTCAAGCCCGTGATAACGCGCTAGCTCTTCAATAGCCTCTACAAACTCAAGACGGTCGAATTCCATAATAAAAGAGATAGCATTACCGTGAGCGCCACATCCGAAACAGTGATAGAACTGCTTGTCTTGGCTAACGGTGAAAGACGGCGATTTCTCATTATGAAAAGGGCAGCACGCTTGGTAATTCTTACCTGCTTTTTTGAGTTTGACTCGGCTATCTACTACTTCTACCACGTCAGTACGTGATAGTAGATCATCTATAAAATCGCGAGGTATTTTTCCAGCCATGAGGGTATTTTCAACAAGGATTAGTAAAGCACAAGTCGTGACGGCTTTCTAAACAAAAGGCAACGACATGATGAAAACAGTGAATTACTGTAACAGGGAAGTGGTTAAATGAGAATAACGAAGGTGTGGATATGCACACCTTCAAAATACTTCACTTTAATAAAGGACTAAGCCTAAGCGTTCAAGCGTGCCTTTATTTTAGCACTCAATGCGCCCATATCGGTACGGCCTTGAACTTTAGGCTTCAATGCGCCCATGACTTTACCCATGTCTTGCATACCCGAAGCGCCGGTCGCAGCCATAGTTTCGTCGATAAGGGCATTGAGTTCATCGTCAGTCAAAGGCTGAGGCAAGAAATCTTCAATATAAGTTATTTCTTCACGCTCTTTGCTAGCTAGGTCTTCGCGGTTTGCTGCGTCGTATTGCGCTGCCGCGTCTTGACGCTGTTTAACCATTTTGGTTAGTACCGCTAAGATTGCGCTATCGTCTAGCGTGATTTGTTCATCGATTTCTTTTTGCTTAATGGCAGCCATAGCCATACGAATAGTACCAAGACGTACTTTTTCTTTAGCACGCATCGCATCTTTTTGCGCTGCTTTTAAATCATCAATTAGTGCCATGATGTTTCCTGATTTTTTATTAGTAGATTGAGCTTATATCAAACCGCATAGATCATTGCCCACTCAGAAGATAATGATCTATGCGGACTGGTATTATTAAGCCCCAGGTTGAAAATCAAATGCAACCATTTGAAAAGGAAAAAATGGAGTCGTTAATAATAAGGCCGAAAAAACAGAGGCCCAGAAACGCGAAAGGTGCTGCAATTGCAACACCTTTCAGACTCGTTACTTAACCCTATATTAGTAGAGTTTTACGCGACGTGCGTTTTCACGAGCTAGCTTCTTAAGATGACGCTTTTTAGCGGCAGCTTTCTTGCGCTTGCGTTCCCAAGTTGGCTTTTCGAAGAATTCACGACGACGAACTTCAGAAAGAACACCTGCTTTTTCACAAGAACGCTTAAAACGACGCAGCGCCACATCAAACGGCTCGTTTTCTCTAACTTTAACGATAGGCATTAAACACTCACCTCAAAACTTTTACTGTGTAAATCCGGGTAAAATTGTGCGCTAAAAAGGCCACCCGGGTTAAAAATGGTGCGAAATTCTAATCATATCTACAGAGAAAGTAAAGGATGAATTGCCAAAAAATAGCCAATATTGTGCATTTACCGTTCATTTACCTGTTCACTGGCATTCCATGAATGCAGGATAAAAGGTAAACTCTGCGCTCGTTAAGCACCGTGTTGTTTAACGCGGCTTGTATAAGCGCCCTTTTCAGAATGCTTTTTGCTCATGTTTCTTCTGATATATTTTTTGATCAAAAGTAGAAAGCAAATGATCCTGACGAGGGTAGTGTTATGATCGCGCCGGGATCATAAAGATGATCCCGCCAGATCGCCAGAATTATTTTCACAGTTTTTGGTATTCGCTCTACTAAGTGTTGTTCACAGCACGGTAGTGAGCAATTCATGTGTTAAGCAGCTTTGCTATACATCCAAAAGCTAGGCGTTAAAGTTAGTAGTAGAAAGGGTTGCTCCCCATGCGTATTTTAGGAATAGAAACATCTTGTGACGAAACTGGCATCGCCGTTTATGACGATGAAAAAGGCTTGTTGTCACACGAACTATACAGCCAAGTAAAGCTACACGCTGATTATGGCGGTGTGGTGCCCGAGCTTGCTTCACGGGATCATGTAAGAAAAATCATTCCTTTAATTGAAAAAGCCATGGAAGATGCGAATACCCAACCATCAGATATCGACGGCGTTGCCTTTACTCAAGGCCCGGGTTTAGTAGGGGCACTGTTAGTAGGTTCATCGGTAGGACGGTCTCTCTCATATGCGTGGAACGTACCTGCAGTAGGTGTTCATCATATGGAGGGGCATTTGCTAGCGCCTATGCTTGAAGATGATGCCCCAGAATTTCCTTTTGTTGCGCTATTGGTGTCGGGCGGTCACTCGATGTTGGTTAAAGTAGAAGGCATTGGCCAGTATGAAGTACTTGGCGAGTCAATTGACGATGCCGCAGGCGAAGCTTTTGATAAAACCGCTAAACTACTTGGTCTTGATTACCCTGGCGGCCCTCTCTTGGCAAAATTGGCGGAAAAGGGCGAAGCGGGACACTACAAATTCCCACGTCCAATGACCGACCGACCAGGCTTAGACTTCAGTTTTAGCGGCTTAAAGACCTTTGCTGCAAACACCATTCGCGATGCTGATTTAACCGGTGATGATGCTGAGCAAATTAAAGCGAATATTGCCTACGCGTTTCAAGAAGCCGTAGTGGATACGCTTATCATTAAATGTAAGCGAGCATTAAAGCAGACTGGCATGAAGCGTTTGGTTATTGCTGGCGGCGTAAGCGCAAATACAATGCTGCGCGGTGAGATGAAAGCCCTGATGCAAGAGCTAAAAGGTGAGGTGTTTTACCCTAGCTTAGCGTATTGTACAGACAATGGTGCCATGATTGCCTATGCGGGGATGCAGCGCTTGAAAGCAGGCGAAACCTTGGCGTTATCGTCACAAGCCAAACCGCGATGGCCTCTTGATACCTTGTCAGCTATTTAAAAACGTCGACTGGGTTTTAAATGATGTTGTGAAACCGATACTGCTTATCAAGGTATGCATAGGATGTGCAAAAGGCAGATATCAAGAATAACAACAAGCAGGCAAAACAGACAAACAAAAAGTAAAGGCAATGGGAGCGCGTCCCATTGCCTTTTATTTTACCAAAATGAACATTGAGTAAGGACGTAAAAAAACCATGCGCTTAGCAACAGACGGTACAAAACAAAATGCATCGCTATTATTTTTAGCGCTGTCGTTATTTATTTTGATTTTCTTTGTAGCGCTCACCAGGCCTAATGCAATTGCTTCAAGCAAAACTCCTTCAAATGAATCAGTAAAAGAGTTAAAGCAAAAGCAACAGACTCAGCAAGACCAGTATGTAGTGTTAATTTCTCTTGATGGATTTCGCCACGACTATATCGAGTTGCACAATGCCGAGCATCTTGGCGCCATTGCAAAGCAAGGCGTAAGAGCGTCATCAATGACCCCTGTTTATCCGTCGAATACTTTTCCCAACCATATTTCGTTGATCACAGGGCTGCTTCCCAAACACCACGGTATTGTGAATAACCGTTTTTATGATAAATCCCGTCCTACAAAAGAGGGTTATGCAAAATATCAGTTGGGCTATGGCGGTATGGATAGCACTTGGATTACGGCAACACCGCTATGGAACCTAGTGGAATATCACGGTATGAAGGCTGCAACCTTCTTCTGGCCAGAGTCTGACGCACGCATATCGGGTGCTTCTCCGACTTATTTCTATCACTATTCTAAATATGCTGATTACCAGATGCGTATTGATCAAATCATCAACTGGCTAAAATTGCCTGAGGTATCGCGCCCTCGCTTTATTGCGGGTTATTTTTCGCTTACCGATTCGGTAGGACACGATGAAGGACCTTTTGCCGATAAAACCAATGACGCGGTACAAGAAGTAGATGCACTTATCGGTCAACTTTATAAGCGCATTAATGCATTAGACTTACCAGTAAATCTGGTAGTGGTGTCTGACCACGGCATGACGCCTATTGATGAAAACCAGCTTATAGAGGTTGAGTCTTTATCCATTCCTGATAGCTTCATTATTGAAAATGAAGGGGCGCAAGTGCACCTTTACGCCAGAGAAGGCGTGTCAGATAAGCAAATCACCGAAGAAATAGAACGTCTTACCTATACAGCCGAAAACCGCTTCATTGTGCTCAATGATACCCAGCGCGCTCAGCGTCACATGGAAGTAGGAAACAGAACGGGCGATATCATTATCGAAATTGCGCCACCAGCCCGTTTCAAAAACGCCAACAGTATGCATGTGAGCAAAGGTGGCCATGGCTACGTAAATACGTTACCTGATATGGGAGCGACCTTTGTTGCAGTAGGGCCGGCGTTTAAAACGAACACCACTATACCTACATTTAGCAATTTAGAGGTTTATCCAGCGCTGGCTAAAATATTGGGTATTTTGCCTGTTACGCCTATAGATGGAAAGCTGGATGTACTGCAGCAGGCACTTACTCTTTAACTTTGCCTTTATCCCACACTTTACTTTCATTGCCTGCTAACAGGCGGGCAATGTTGTCTTTATGGCGTAAAATAATAAGTAGTGAAAGCATTGCTACCGGCACAGTGTACAAAGGCTTGATTAAAAACGTGAAAAGCGGCGCAAGCGACACTGCAATAAGCGCACCTAGCGAAGAATAGCCGGTAAGAAAAACCACTACTACCCAGCTTAGAACAAGTAGCCCTGCTAAATCGAGCCCAATAGGCAACATGGCACCAAAGGCGGTAGCGACGGCTTTACCGCCTTTAAAACCAAAATAAAGCGGAAATATATGACCTAAACAGGCAAAGATAGCAATTATGCCAAGCATTATTGGTTCTATACCCAAAAAGTAGCTGCCGTAAACGGGAATAGTGCCTTTCAAAATATCCATAACAAGTACAAGTAGCGCAGGAATACGGCCACCCAAGCGGTACACATTAGTTGCTCCAGGGTTTTTAGAGCCAGCGGTTCTAGGGTCCGGTAAACCAAATAATTGGCTTATAACCACTGCACTTGATAGTGAACCGAAGAGGTAGGCAACAGCAGCCATTAAAAGCGTTAGCGAAATCATTTTTTCATTCTAATTATCAAAAGCGTTTTAGAAGCACTGCCTTCTGTCAGGTTTCACTTCTCTTGTAGGAGGTTAAAGGCTTGTGTCCTATTAAATTACAAAACCTTGGTTGCCCCCAGTTGTCATACAGCGGTATAGTTGTGCCACACAAGCGTAAAGCTACTCCATCCAAACGCGATATACCACCGTTTAGCAGCAATATGTGGTTGAAAGCGCAGTAGTAAGACCAGTATTGAAGCCGGAAAGTAGGGCAATAAACTGGTGTGAAAACAGAGAAGATGAAAAAATTCCATGGGAAAAATTTATATAACAGGGCTTGAAGTAGACACCCTGATTGGTGTTTATGATTGGGAGCGAGTAAGAACCACCCAGCTTCTTCTCGATGTCACACTTGATGTTGACTTAAGCGCGGCGATGCAAAGTGATGATGTTGCTGATACGGTAGATTATGCCAAAGTAGCCGAGTGCATCGTGGAAGTAGGTAAAGAGAGTACGTTCGAACTACTAGAAGCATTCGGAAGCAAGGTTATGGATACCGTACTTGCTCACTTCTCGGTTTCAACAATAACGCTTAAAATCGTTAAACCTAATATTCTTCCTAATGCGCAAACTGTTGCCGTTGAAATGCGAAAAGAGCGCAACTAATGCCTGAACATACCATTTTAATCAGCATTGGTTCCAATATTGAGCGTGAGCATTACACTAGGCAGTCTTTGGTTGCCCTAAAACAACACTTCTCAGATGTTTCAGTGTCTTCCGTTTATGAAAGCGAAGCTGTAGGCTTCAACGGTAGCCCTTTTTATAATGCTGCCGCACGGGCGACAACATCAAAAAATGTTGAAGAGGTGTGTGCAATACTAAAGGCAATTGAGAAAGACAATGGAAGAGTGCATACCGACAAAAAATTCTGCGCAAGAACCCTTGATCTCGATTTGCTTACCTATGATAGTAAGGTAACCACATCCCCTGTGGTTTTGCCTCGCGAAGAGATTTGTTACAACGCGTTTGTGCTTTGGCCGTTAGCTGAACTTGTTCCCGACGACATTCACCCTGAAACGCAAGAAACCTATGCCCAAATGTGGCAAAACTTTGATAAACAGAAACAGCAATTATGGCCAATTGACTTTACTTGGAGTTAAGCAAAGGAATGACACTTTTCGAAATCATTATTTTAGCAATTATTCAGGGCGTTACTGAATTTCTTCCAATCAGTAGCTCTGGGCACTTGCTGCTACCCGCTGAGCTTTTCGGTTGGGTAAGCCAAGGTTTGGCGTTTGACGTAGCAGTACATGTGGGAAGCCTTCTTGCAGTTATGATCTATTTTCGTCAAGAAATAGGACAGATGACAGTAGCATGGGTGACTCAAGGCTTCAGCAAGCAGCAGTCTACCGACAGTAAGCTTGCGTGGTACGTTATTGTGGCGACTATTCCTGCGGTCATCATTGGCTTTTTGATGAAGGGCTGGATAGAAGACAATGCACGTACAGCATTGGTAATCGCAGGTACCACCATCATTTTCGGTTTGCTTTTATGGTATGCCGACTCGACAGCAAAGCGGGAACAAGAGCTTGAAGGCCTAACGCTAAAACAAGCCATTTATATCGGCTTAGCCCAGGTGTTAGCGTTAATTCCGGGGACATCTCGTTCGGGTATAACAATGACTGCTGGCTTGATGCTAGGATTAAAACGCGAAGCCTGTGCACGCTTTTCTTTCTTACTGTCTATACCTGTCATCTTAGGTGCAGGGTTGCTAGCCACCTTAGATTTGCTTAAAGCAAATGAAGCTGTGGATTGGTATGCATTGCTGTATGGCGCAGCATTTTCATTCGTAAGTGCCTACCTTTGTATTTATTTATTCCTAAGCTGGATATCCCGTATAGGCATGCTGCCTTTTGTTATCTATCGCTTAGCGTTAGGCGTAATACTTCTATGGTTTGTTTTTGCATAAGACAAGGCATCGAGCCGATTAAAAACACTGTAGTTTAGACTTTGTTATTGCGTTGGTGAGAGAACCATCATCGATCGCTAACGCAATAGTTAAACACCTGATTAAAAAGGAATGTGAGACATGGCAGAAACAATTTTTGATAAAATTATCAGCAAGGAAATTCCGGCAGAGATTTTGTACGAAGACGAACTAGCGCTGGCGTTTAAAGATATAAACCCTCAGGCTCCGACCCATTTTCTGGTTATTCCGAAAAAGCAAATTGCCACGGTAAACGATATTGCTGAAGAAGACCGCGAAGTAGTGGGGCACTTGTCATATGTAGCTGCAAAAATTGCCAAGGAGCAAGGGTTTGCCGACCAAGGCTATCGTACTGTCATGAATTGTAACGAATACGGTGGGCAAACCGTATATCACATTCACCTTCACGTATTAGCAGGTAAACCGCTAGGCTGGCCTCCGTATACTGAGAATATGAAGCAACACGTAGAGTAACGTTTGCGTTTAAAGATAAAAAATGCCGCCCTTTATTCAAAGGGCGGCATTTTTATTTACGCTGCAGCTAAATGAGGTAAATAATTGAAATCGATTGACTTATTCAGCGAGCCCTAGCACTTTCTTACCTTGATTAAAGTGAATGTCAACCGGGATGCTGGCTGCTTCTAAGCGTGCTAAATCTGACGCAAGGTCAGGCTTGATCACACCCATAGTTTCCACAAGTTTTGCGACACCGTCGTAATCGCCGTCACCTTGAAGGGTCAGGATCAATTCAGAAAGTGCCTCTACTGCGGCGCCCATCTTTTGCATATTTACGCGATACATGCCGTCTTCTGTTTTCTCAAACGCACCTTGCTGTGCAAAGAAGTTAAAACGAATCATATTCGCCTTGCCGTGAGCAGAACTTGCACCGAAACGCACAGAACGGAAAATGCCAGCCATAAAGGTAACGTAATAATCTTCAAGTGTACCTTCGGTAATTTCACCTTTTTCAAGAAGACTTTGTACCATGTACAAACCTAAAATATCCGCTTTGCCTTCTTCAAGGGCTGAGGCGTGTTCTTTAAGTGCGCCGCGCACGGTACCCGAACCGTCCAGGGTGTTTTTAATGCCAAGACCGTGAGCCACTTCGTGAAACATGGTGTTGGCGAAAAAGGCGTCGAACGTAATGTGCTCACGTTGCTCAGGTACAATTAGCGTATCTGCAATAGGCACTAAAATAGTATCGAACTTAGCGCGCATTGCGTTTTTGAGCTGAAGACGGCGGGTTCCCTTTTCTAACTGAACGCGCTCGTCATTTGGCAGGTTAATCGCAATGGTTTTACTGCCAGCATTAGAGTGGCCTGCGTAATAAATAACGTCATATGCATTAAGGTCGGCATCAGAGCCGGGCATCTCAGCTTTGTAAGCATCAGCAACAGGAAGGCCTTGCTGAAGCTCAGGTAGGAAAGCCGCGTACTTTGCCAGCTTCTCACTCCACGCTAAATCCTTAATAAGCACGTAGGCTTCAAATGCTGCGCGATAGCCAAAGAGTTGATCTTCGTAGCTTTCAATAGGGCCAATAACCAGCTCTACAGGGTTGCTCTTCATATCCATCCAGGCCATATCAGACGCAAGGTAGTCATTAGACAACAATGCCTCAGAACGCAGTTGCAGGTATTGCTTGAAGCTTTCGTCTTCAGCTAGCTCTGACGCTTTTTTGAGTAGGTCAGATGCTTTCATCAATTCGCTTTTAAATGCTTCAGAGTAAGGCACAGAATAAAGGTTACCGGCTTCATCGCGCTTCACCATAGAGTAAAGGCCTTGCTTGTCGGCAAACTCAGCCGTAGCAAACTCTTCCTTTTCCATATCATGAGGATAAAACTCAGCGCCTAAGGCTTTGTCTTCATAGCCGCTGATAAATGGCGTGTCGCCGTTAAGTCGATCCCATGGGCCATAGTTTATGGCGGCAAAATGGCGTACTTTTTCATTGCTTATTGAGGAAAGAAAAGCATCTTTATCTTCAAAAAATGCCTGCTTCCAAAACAGGTCGTCCATAATTTTCGACGCATCTATCAAAAGCGAAAGCATTTTATGCTGGTTGTCACTAAGGTGTGATAAATCGCTGGTAAGGTCTACACCGTGATAAATAGACAAGCGGGACTCGTCTACAAGTAAGGTTTGCGCTGTATCGGTTTCAGGCTTTGCCGTTTGAGTTTGCGTTGTATCGGCGCTTTTGCTGCAGGCGGTCAGCATAAATAGCCCTGCTACTGCAGCAGCAATAGGCGAATAAGTTGAAGTCGTTTTTTTAATCATAAGGTTTACCGTGTCGTTTTCCCGTATTGATTTAAGTATGTGGGGAGGTGTTTGCGTAACTCACTATAGCTATGCTTTTGATTTTATACAAAAGTATGAAAATTATTTGCTTAATATCAATAGTGGTTTGCTGCTTGTTGTCTATACTTTGATTGAGCTCTTGTGCTACTGCGGTTGCTAAACATTCGCTTTAAGCCTGTCTTTTTTAGTTGGTCGAAACTAGAGAGCTACTATAGTATGGTGATAGAAATACCATAATAAAACAATAAACGGTTTGTATTTTAGCGTGAATCATAGAGGCCTATGTGAATAAGCGCAGGGAATGCAACGCACAAATACTCGATTTATTTGGCGCATCAGAATTGATGTTGGCTGAGTAGATAACGGGTAACGCAAACTATCGCCTTATCAAGGCAATTTGGAACTTTCTAAGGGTAGAAATATGTCTACACAGAACGCGCTTTCAACTATTTTGGTTGAAAAAATAAACAATGACACACTGGTCCTTCCAACACTTCCTGCTATCGCATTAAAAGTCCGTAAAGCAGCAGATGACCCTGACATCAACCTTAATGCTATGGGTGAGGTAATCGGGCAAGACCCATCACTTAGTGCGAGAATGATTAAAATTGCAAACAGTGCTTATATGGGGCGCAGTGTTAAAGTTACCTCCATTAGTCAGGCGGTAACGCGTATTGGTCTGCGACAAATTAAGAATATTTCTACCGCACTGGCAATGGAGCAGCTGTTCGTATCTAAAAACGATGTAGTTGCTCGTTATTTGCAACAGGAGTGGGCGAATACGGTAAACATAGTTGCCAGTGCAATGGCGGTATTACAGCTTTATATAGCCCGCACCAAAAAGCGGGAAATGAGCATGGATACTATGACCCTAGCTGCATTGGTACATAATATTGGCGTACTGCCTATTTTGACCGAAGCTGAACGTCACCCTGAGGTTTTTGCTAATCCTTCTTTCCTTGAAGTGGCAATCGATAAATTAGCGGGCCGCATTGGTGCAAGTATAATGAGAGAATGGGGCTTTGGTGAAAGCTTCGTTAATGTCGCGAAAAACTGGAAAGACTTAAGCTATCTTCCTGATGAGCTAAGCTATATTGACTTTGTTCGCGTAGGTGCGGCAGTCTCGGGAGCGGCAGGTAGCCAGAAAGACGCTATTTTGAACTTAGCTATACAACGTGGTGTGGTTGAAGATATGGGCGAGCTTCACTCAGATGAGTTCGAAGAGCTAACAAGCGCCGCGAAGCAAATTTTCTTATAAGCAATTAAGCTTTTAAGCTACCCCCAGATCTACACAGTAGTGTTAGGCCGATACAGAAGTGCACCTTCAAAATGTATCGGCCTTTTTGTTATGTCGGTTAGCTACAGGCATAGAACTTAATAAGTAACACTATGCGTTAGCAGGTTTCTTTTGAACATACAGCAATAGTAAACCTAGCCCCAATCCCCACACTGCTGAAGTCATAGAAAATAAGCTAAAGCCTGACGCCGTACACAGCATGGTGAGCAGCGCTGGGGCTCTATGATGTTCTACTTCCATAGCGCGAACCATCGACCCTTGCAGCGTAGCTAAAAGTGCGAGCCCTGCAAGTAGGTGAATAATGATATTGGGCATGCTGACAAATAACGCAACGACCACAGACGCTAAAAGTCCCATAAATAAATACGCCACGCCGGCCGCTATGGCGGCTCTATAGCGCTGTGACTTTTCACTATCCGCTTGCTCACCCATGCACAGTGCTGCTGTGATAGCAGCTAGGTTAAAGGTAAAGCCTCCAAAAGGTGCTAATAGACCTTGTATAACGGCAATGCCTGACAAAATGGGTTTGTGGTCGGGCGCATAGCCATGTGCGTGATGAATAGCTATGCCGGGCAAGTTTTGGGAAAGCGTGGTGATTAGAAAAAGAGGAAAGGCTAAGCCAATGGCGGCGCTGAGAGAAAAAGTAGGCGTTACCCAAATTGGCTCGGGCAGGGTAAATATTGATGACAGCCCTTGTGAGGTACTTGGTAGAGCAACAACACTGCTGGCACTACCCATAAACAAACTAATACCCACCGACATAACCAGCAACAACAGCATCAGATAGCGGGGAAATAGGCGGCTTCCTATTAGGTAAGCGGAAATAAATAACGCGACTAGGTGCGGCGCTTCGTTAACATCGGTAAATATAGCTAGGCATATAGGTAAGAGAATACCGGCTAAAAGTGCAGATGAAATGGCTGGAGGAATGCGACTAATTTGTTTAAGTAAAGTCCGGCTTTGCGCTGTTACAAGTGAAAGCATTGCGCATATTACAAATGCACCAATGGCTTCGCTTAAACTATAATTGCCTATACTGGTTAATAAAAAAGCCGCACCAGGGGTAGACCAAGCGGTAACAACGGGCAGTTTGGATAGCCACGAAAACAGAATACAGGTAATACCCATACCTAGACCAAGCGCGAATAACCAGCTTA encodes:
- a CDS encoding HDOD domain-containing protein, whose amino-acid sequence is MSTQNALSTILVEKINNDTLVLPTLPAIALKVRKAADDPDINLNAMGEVIGQDPSLSARMIKIANSAYMGRSVKVTSISQAVTRIGLRQIKNISTALAMEQLFVSKNDVVARYLQQEWANTVNIVASAMAVLQLYIARTKKREMSMDTMTLAALVHNIGVLPILTEAERHPEVFANPSFLEVAIDKLAGRIGASIMREWGFGESFVNVAKNWKDLSYLPDELSYIDFVRVGAAVSGAAGSQKDAILNLAIQRGVVEDMGELHSDEFEELTSAAKQIFL
- a CDS encoding benzoate/H(+) symporter BenE family transporter; translated protein: MSKWKLSHISAGLTAVTVGYSSSVVIIIDVARKAGASDDMVISWLFALGLGMGITCILFSWLSKLPVVTAWSTPGAAFLLTSIGNYSLSEAIGAFVICAMLSLVTAQSRTLLKQISRIPPAISSALLAGILLPICLAIFTDVNEAPHLVALFISAYLIGSRLFPRYLMLLLLVMSVGISLFMGSASSVVALPSTSQGLSSIFTLPEPIWVTPTFSLSAAIGLAFPLFLITTLSQNLPGIAIHHAHGYAPDHKPILSGIAVIQGLLAPFGGFTFNLAAITAALCMGEQADSEKSQRYRAAIAAGVAYLFMGLLASVVVALFVSMPNIIIHLLAGLALLATLQGSMVRAMEVEHHRAPALLTMLCTASGFSLFSMTSAVWGLGLGLLLLYVQKKPANA
- a CDS encoding dipeptidyl-peptidase 3 family protein; amino-acid sequence: MKKTTSTYSPIAAAVAGLFMLTACSKSADTTQTQTAKPETDTAQTLLVDESRLSIYHGVDLTSDLSHLSDNQHKMLSLLIDASKIMDDLFWKQAFFEDKDAFLSSISNEKVRHFAAINYGPWDRLNGDTPFISGYEDKALGAEFYPHDMEKEEFATAEFADKQGLYSMVKRDEAGNLYSVPYSEAFKSELMKASDLLKKASELAEDESFKQYLQLRSEALLSNDYLASDMAWMDMKSNPVELVIGPIESYEDQLFGYRAAFEAYVLIKDLAWSEKLAKYAAFLPELQQGLPVADAYKAEMPGSDADLNAYDVIYYAGHSNAGSKTIAINLPNDERVQLEKGTRRLQLKNAMRAKFDTILVPIADTLIVPEQREHITFDAFFANTMFHEVAHGLGIKNTLDGSGTVRGALKEHASALEEGKADILGLYMVQSLLEKGEITEGTLEDYYVTFMAGIFRSVRFGASSAHGKANMIRFNFFAQQGAFEKTEDGMYRVNMQKMGAAVEALSELILTLQGDGDYDGVAKLVETMGVIKPDLASDLARLEAASIPVDIHFNQGKKVLGLAE